The following are from one region of the Stanieria cyanosphaera PCC 7437 genome:
- the dnaB gene encoding replicative DNA helicase yields MNDNHLPPTNIEAEEAILGGILLDPKAITIVADILPVEAFSISTHQQIYKAALLLHHKDKQVDLMTVSTWLSDHKLLEKVGGTTKLAQLLNRTVSAVNIDRYSLLVLDKYQRRRLIAAGHEIVDLGYDTAIELETVFDFAESKLFALTTDKKDKFTTEPINDCLADIFNELEQGSLPLFSTGLTDLDSLIGGLTKQDLIIVAARPSMGKSWFACYLANHIAIKEKKPVVFFSAEMSRKQLTKRFLAMHTGIDSQRLMNNVIYEDEMDSLVNGLSNLAELPIEINDTPAEQLTPAKIRSELRKIQSKRGELGLVVLDYIQKLGDRAAGNRAQVIGKYSGACKDIAKQFNVPFVVLAQINRGVESQSNKRPAMASLKDSGDIEQDGDLLLMLYRDEYYKSDTEDNGVMEVIVGKNRNGATGTCKVLFDPSVGAFCDYTS; encoded by the coding sequence ATGAATGATAATCATTTACCTCCCACTAACATTGAAGCTGAAGAAGCTATCTTAGGAGGAATATTACTCGACCCAAAGGCAATTACCATTGTTGCTGATATTCTACCAGTAGAAGCTTTTTCTATTTCTACTCATCAACAGATATACAAAGCAGCACTCTTGTTACATCACAAAGATAAGCAAGTAGATTTGATGACTGTTTCTACTTGGCTATCAGACCATAAATTACTGGAAAAAGTTGGAGGTACAACTAAATTAGCACAACTGTTAAATCGTACTGTATCAGCCGTTAATATTGACCGCTACAGTCTCTTGGTTTTAGATAAGTATCAGCGTCGTCGTTTAATTGCTGCTGGTCATGAAATAGTCGATTTAGGATACGATACAGCAATAGAATTAGAAACAGTCTTTGACTTCGCTGAATCCAAGCTCTTCGCTCTAACTACTGATAAGAAAGATAAGTTTACTACTGAACCAATTAATGACTGTCTAGCTGATATCTTCAATGAATTAGAACAAGGTTCATTACCTCTTTTTTCTACTGGTTTAACCGACTTGGATTCTTTAATTGGTGGTTTAACTAAACAGGATTTAATTATTGTTGCAGCACGTCCGAGTATGGGGAAGTCTTGGTTTGCTTGTTACCTGGCTAATCACATTGCTATTAAAGAGAAAAAGCCAGTAGTCTTCTTTTCTGCTGAAATGTCCAGAAAACAGTTGACTAAGAGATTTCTAGCGATGCACACGGGCATTGACTCTCAAAGATTAATGAACAATGTCATCTATGAAGATGAGATGGATTCTTTAGTTAATGGTTTGAGTAATTTAGCTGAATTACCCATCGAGATTAATGACACTCCAGCCGAACAATTAACCCCTGCTAAAATTCGTTCTGAGTTGAGGAAAATCCAATCGAAAAGAGGAGAACTAGGATTAGTTGTACTGGACTACATTCAGAAACTAGGAGACAGAGCAGCAGGGAATAGAGCGCAAGTTATCGGCAAATATAGTGGGGCTTGTAAGGATATTGCCAAACAGTTTAACGTACCATTTGTTGTCTTAGCTCAAATTAACCGAGGTGTTGAATCTCAAAGTAATAAGCGTCCTGCTATGGCTTCCTTGAAAGACAGTGGAGATATTGAACAAGACGGCGATCTTCTTTTAATGCTTTATCGAGATGAATATTACAAGTCGGACACTGAGGATAATGGAGTGATGGAAGTAATTGTAGGGAAGAATCGCAATGGTGCTACTGGGACTTGTAAGGTTTTATTCGACCCATCAGTCGGAGCTTTTTGTGACTATACAAGCTAG
- a CDS encoding gamma-glutamylcyclotransferase produces the protein MGLTRADLKSQLLQKILIKSALNLPILTEDQLKQSIQEILHQKPNLSEVWVFGYGSLIWNPCIRYENRCIGKIYGWHRRFCLWTPIGRGTPENPGLVLGLERGGSCQGVAYSIAAEHLEKELLLLWRREMVADSYIPRWVKVFFGQQVINAIAFTINPNTPIYAKNLSTEIIVDCLATARGQLGSAAEYLHQTIEGLRAAEIKDKHLFHLHKQVALKQLS, from the coding sequence ATGGGATTGACTCGCGCCGATCTTAAATCTCAACTTTTACAAAAAATCCTAATTAAATCAGCTTTAAATTTACCTATCCTAACTGAAGACCAGTTAAAACAATCGATTCAGGAAATTTTGCACCAAAAACCCAATCTTTCCGAAGTATGGGTATTTGGTTATGGTTCATTAATTTGGAATCCTTGTATCCGCTATGAAAATCGCTGTATTGGTAAAATTTACGGTTGGCATCGACGTTTTTGTTTGTGGACACCGATAGGACGGGGTACACCAGAAAATCCAGGATTAGTCTTAGGTTTAGAACGGGGTGGTAGCTGTCAAGGAGTTGCCTATTCTATCGCTGCCGAGCATCTTGAAAAAGAGTTATTGTTATTATGGCGACGAGAAATGGTGGCAGATTCTTATATTCCTCGTTGGGTAAAAGTGTTTTTTGGACAACAAGTAATTAATGCGATCGCTTTTACTATTAATCCTAACACGCCAATTTATGCTAAAAATTTATCTACCGAAATAATTGTTGATTGTCTTGCTACTGCTAGGGGACAATTAGGTTCTGCTGCGGAATATCTTCACCAAACTATTGAGGGGTTACGTGCTGCTGAGATCAAGGATAAGCATTTATTTCATCTTCACAAGCAAGTTGCTCTTAAACAATTATCTTAG
- the miaB gene encoding tRNA (N6-isopentenyl adenosine(37)-C2)-methylthiotransferase MiaB, which produces MDKASKRYNIVTFGCQMNKADSERMAGILEEMGFRWAEDPNEADLVLYNTCTIRDNAEQKVYSYLGRQAKRKHEQPDLTLIVAGCVAQQEGEQLLRRVPELDLVMGPQHANRLEDLLQQVFDGNQVVATEPIHIVEDITKPRRDSTVTAWVNIIYGCNERCSYCVVPNVRGVEQSRTPEAIRAEMEELGRQGYKEITLLGQNIDAYGRDLPGSTETGRHQHTLTDLLYYVHDIPGIDRIRFATSHPRYFTERLIKACQELPKVCEHFHIPFQSGDNEVLKAMKRGYTQEKYRSIIAKIRQYMPDAAISADAIVGFPGETEAQFENTLKLVEEIGFDQLNTAAYSPRPGTPAALWDNQLSEEVKSDRLQRLNHLVATKAAERSERYFGRIEEVLVEAENPKNPTQVMGRTRGNRLTFFPGKIEELQGKTVKVKITEARAFSLTGEVVDKKLVSGVCSN; this is translated from the coding sequence ATGGATAAAGCCAGCAAACGATACAACATTGTTACTTTCGGCTGTCAGATGAATAAAGCCGACTCTGAGCGCATGGCAGGTATCCTAGAAGAAATGGGATTTCGATGGGCAGAAGACCCCAATGAAGCAGATTTAGTTCTCTACAATACTTGCACAATTCGAGATAATGCCGAACAAAAAGTTTATTCTTATTTAGGTAGACAAGCAAAAAGAAAACACGAACAGCCTGATTTAACTCTAATTGTAGCTGGATGCGTTGCCCAACAGGAAGGAGAACAACTATTAAGACGCGTTCCAGAATTAGATTTGGTCATGGGACCTCAACACGCTAATCGACTGGAAGATTTACTTCAACAGGTATTTGATGGCAATCAAGTAGTTGCTACCGAACCAATTCATATTGTTGAAGATATTACCAAACCCCGTCGGGATAGTACAGTTACTGCTTGGGTGAATATAATTTATGGTTGTAATGAACGTTGTTCTTATTGCGTTGTACCTAACGTAAGAGGGGTCGAACAATCTCGGACTCCTGAAGCAATTCGGGCAGAAATGGAAGAATTAGGACGACAAGGATACAAGGAAATAACTCTCCTCGGACAAAATATTGATGCTTATGGTAGAGATTTACCTGGTAGTACTGAAACAGGAAGACATCAACACACCTTAACCGATCTACTTTACTATGTTCATGATATTCCAGGTATAGATCGAATTCGTTTTGCTACCAGTCATCCTCGTTACTTTACCGAAAGACTAATTAAAGCTTGTCAAGAATTACCAAAGGTGTGCGAACACTTCCATATTCCTTTTCAGTCAGGAGATAACGAAGTCCTTAAAGCAATGAAGCGTGGTTATACTCAAGAAAAATATCGCTCCATTATTGCTAAAATCCGTCAATATATGCCCGATGCTGCCATTAGTGCTGATGCTATTGTTGGTTTTCCTGGGGAAACAGAAGCACAATTTGAAAACACTTTAAAACTAGTCGAAGAGATTGGTTTCGATCAATTAAACACTGCTGCCTACTCTCCTCGTCCTGGCACACCAGCAGCTTTATGGGATAATCAATTAAGTGAGGAAGTAAAAAGCGATCGCTTGCAAAGATTAAATCATTTAGTCGCAACTAAAGCAGCAGAAAGATCTGAACGTTATTTTGGTCGGATCGAAGAAGTTCTAGTTGAAGCAGAAAATCCGAAAAATCCTACTCAAGTAATGGGTAGAACCAGAGGCAATCGTCTCACTTTCTTTCCTGGTAAGATTGAAGAGTTACAAGGTAAAACAGTCAAAGTCAAGATAACTGAAGCACGCGCTTTTAGTTTAACTGGAGAAGTGGTGGATAAAAAATTAGTTTCTGGAGTCTGTAGCAACTAG
- a CDS encoding FGGY-family carbohydrate kinase: MNYYLGIDFGTSGARGIVIERDKTILLTVQYSLEHLSKNNLALSWQTALYSLIEQIPLEIRKQLQAIAINGTSATVLLCDAYGNPLDEPILYNDGRGVTVLETIKKLTNDNQIVVSATSSLAKLIWWSKQTVFTEAKYFLHQADWLAFLLHGRLGISDYHNALKLGYDVERLCYPDWLQNLPFSNLLPQILAPGTIIDSVTPNICDHRFSLSPNCLVCTGTTDSIAAFLASGASQPGEAVTSLGSTLVLKLLSTTKIDDASSGIYSHRLGSLWLTGGASNTGGAVLRHFFSDEELINLSQKIDSQQPSLLEYYPLLSQGDRFPINDPNLEPKLQPRPSNRVEFLHGLLESMARIEALGYQKLQQLGADKLTQVYTAGGGAKNLTWSKIRQRYLQVPVTSAINTEAAYGTALLALNLAV; the protein is encoded by the coding sequence ATGAACTATTATTTAGGAATTGATTTTGGTACTTCTGGTGCTAGAGGAATTGTAATTGAGCGAGACAAAACTATACTGCTAACAGTACAGTATTCTTTAGAGCATTTATCAAAAAATAATTTAGCCTTGAGTTGGCAAACAGCCTTATATTCATTAATTGAACAAATTCCTCTTGAGATCCGTAAACAACTTCAAGCGATCGCAATTAATGGAACTTCCGCTACAGTGTTATTATGTGATGCTTATGGTAATCCTTTAGATGAACCAATTTTATACAATGATGGACGAGGAGTGACAGTATTAGAAACCATCAAAAAGCTTACTAACGACAATCAAATTGTGGTAAGTGCTACTTCAAGTCTGGCAAAATTAATTTGGTGGTCTAAACAAACTGTCTTTACTGAAGCTAAATATTTTTTACATCAAGCTGATTGGTTAGCTTTTTTATTACATGGAAGGTTAGGAATTAGCGATTATCATAACGCTTTAAAATTAGGTTACGATGTCGAACGACTTTGCTATCCCGATTGGCTACAAAATTTGCCTTTTAGTAATTTATTACCCCAAATACTAGCTCCTGGAACAATAATTGACTCCGTTACTCCAAATATTTGCGATCATCGCTTTAGTTTATCTCCTAATTGTTTAGTTTGTACGGGTACAACCGATAGTATTGCTGCTTTTCTAGCAAGTGGTGCTAGTCAACCAGGAGAAGCAGTTACTTCCCTTGGCTCTACTTTAGTTTTAAAATTACTCAGCACAACTAAAATAGATGATGCCTCATCAGGAATTTATAGTCATCGATTAGGAAGCTTATGGTTAACTGGCGGTGCTTCGAATACAGGAGGCGCTGTTTTAAGACACTTCTTTAGCGACGAAGAATTAATTAATCTTTCTCAAAAAATAGACTCCCAACAACCAAGCCTTTTAGAATATTATCCTTTATTGAGCCAAGGCGATCGCTTTCCAATTAACGATCCAAATTTAGAACCCAAACTACAACCTCGTCCCAGCAATCGAGTAGAATTTTTACATGGTTTATTAGAAAGTATGGCAAGAATTGAAGCTCTTGGCTATCAAAAACTACAACAACTAGGTGCAGATAAATTAACTCAAGTATATACGGCAGGAGGAGGCGCAAAAAATTTAACTTGGAGTAAAATTCGTCAACGCTACTTACAAGTACCAGTAACTTCAGCAATTAATACAGAAGCTGCTTATGGTACGGCATTACTCGCACTAAATCTTGCTGTTTAA
- a CDS encoding diacylglycerol/lipid kinase family protein has translation MHITLMHNPTAGQGQHSKEKLLQILREAGYDPTYQSTDEDDFPQALSEPGELVAIAGGDGTIDKVAQHLSGRNIPIGILPLGTANNIAKTLGITDSLEKLIAGWTSATHQKFDVGVVEAPWGTTHFIEAMGVGMFPQMMPLVSIAKEDHSFSSCDQELKYDLNAFKAMLGNYRAQTWQVTLDGQDCSGRYLLIEAMNIQNIGPNICVAPSADPGDGYFDVVFVSEEERKTFEHYLASCLNGEEKVPNFTIRRGKHLQLLWEGSEVHATDTLTLFLLAKKNEKPLSIIWQVA, from the coding sequence ATGCATATAACCTTAATGCATAATCCTACCGCAGGGCAAGGACAGCACTCAAAAGAAAAACTGTTGCAGATACTGCGAGAAGCAGGATACGATCCTACCTATCAATCTACGGATGAAGATGATTTTCCTCAAGCACTTTCTGAACCAGGTGAATTAGTCGCGATCGCGGGTGGAGATGGTACGATAGATAAAGTAGCTCAACATCTGAGCGGAAGAAATATTCCTATCGGGATATTGCCACTTGGTACTGCTAATAATATAGCCAAGACACTCGGTATAACTGATTCATTAGAAAAGCTAATTGCTGGATGGACTTCAGCAACTCACCAAAAGTTTGATGTAGGTGTAGTAGAAGCTCCTTGGGGTACGACGCACTTCATTGAAGCTATGGGTGTTGGTATGTTTCCCCAAATGATGCCATTAGTTTCAATTGCTAAAGAAGATCATTCGTTCAGTAGTTGTGATCAGGAATTGAAATACGATCTTAATGCATTTAAAGCAATGCTTGGCAATTACCGCGCACAAACGTGGCAAGTTACACTTGACGGACAAGACTGTTCTGGTCGCTATCTACTTATAGAAGCAATGAATATTCAAAATATTGGTCCGAACATTTGTGTTGCACCTTCAGCAGATCCTGGCGACGGATACTTTGACGTTGTTTTTGTTAGCGAAGAAGAACGAAAAACCTTTGAGCATTATCTGGCAAGTTGCTTAAATGGGGAAGAAAAAGTCCCCAACTTTACTATACGTAGAGGGAAACACTTACAACTGCTATGGGAAGGTAGTGAAGTCCATGCGACGGATACTTTGACGTTGTTTTTGTTAGCGAAGAAGAACGAAAAACCTTTGAGCATTATCTGGCAAGTTGCTTAA
- a CDS encoding HEAT repeat domain-containing protein yields the protein MSNPVTQLSETETDALLKKVNQQLNLNSFDVNDHQLIQQMVECMGDPRGLVRLGFAEALGVVGFPAVPFLREALAHHCNPVVRRAAAKTLNLIADPTAIPTLIDAVLNDDDVVVRGSAVGALAQTGEASVPPLIDILASPESTETIKGHAAWALAFIGNKAREQLYQAFNSDSAEVRSAVVGAIAKVAEEQREERALNLLIDSLQDPASSVRSEAAAALGNLAEQSAIPDLLKLLQHSEGESRKAAALALMKIGDPAVLESLQTALERESEAAIQQIIKLAITQLEKKLESDDWN from the coding sequence ATGAGTAATCCCGTAACTCAATTATCCGAGACAGAAACTGATGCTTTGTTGAAGAAAGTCAATCAACAATTGAACCTCAATAGTTTTGATGTTAACGATCATCAACTGATTCAACAAATGGTTGAATGTATGGGAGATCCGCGAGGTTTAGTTAGACTTGGATTTGCGGAAGCTTTGGGTGTAGTTGGTTTCCCAGCAGTTCCTTTTTTACGAGAAGCTTTAGCTCATCATTGTAATCCAGTAGTACGTAGAGCAGCAGCTAAAACCTTAAATCTAATTGCCGATCCTACGGCTATTCCTACCTTGATTGATGCCGTTTTAAATGATGATGATGTGGTTGTTAGAGGTTCGGCAGTTGGTGCATTGGCTCAAACAGGAGAAGCATCAGTACCACCATTAATTGATATTTTAGCGTCTCCAGAAAGTACTGAAACGATTAAAGGTCATGCAGCCTGGGCATTAGCTTTTATTGGTAATAAAGCTAGAGAACAATTGTATCAAGCATTTAACTCTGATTCAGCAGAAGTACGTTCGGCGGTAGTAGGAGCGATCGCAAAAGTAGCAGAGGAACAACGAGAAGAACGCGCTTTAAATTTATTGATTGATTCTTTACAAGATCCTGCCAGTAGTGTTAGAAGTGAAGCAGCAGCAGCTTTAGGTAATTTAGCCGAGCAATCGGCAATTCCCGATTTACTGAAATTATTGCAGCATAGTGAAGGAGAAAGTCGTAAAGCAGCAGCTTTAGCTTTGATGAAAATAGGCGATCCTGCTGTTTTAGAATCATTACAAACTGCTTTGGAGCGTGAATCAGAAGCAGCTATTCAACAGATAATTAAGTTAGCTATTACTCAACTAGAGAAGAAATTAGAATCAGATGATTGGAATTAA
- a CDS encoding SIMPL domain-containing protein has protein sequence MKASSGLEHFPQFFAGLAVLSFSLVVSSFIFSKAISDFKQANDVLVVTGSAKRPIQSDYIILRFSVSSQEPTAQAAYQSLKVQMEKLQAYLQEQQVPNDVLTLSTIQSESIPEITANGSATGAILAYRLIQQLEIRSNEVERYAKLSQQANELINEGINLVVDPPQYLYTKLSQLRVEMVAEATKDAKARAEAISQSTGNQVGPIRSATTGVFQITSRNSTDVSDYGIYDTSSLEKDITAVVSVQFAIAN, from the coding sequence ATGAAAGCATCTTCGGGACTAGAGCATTTTCCACAATTCTTTGCTGGATTAGCTGTACTCTCTTTTTCCTTGGTTGTGAGTTCTTTTATATTTTCCAAAGCAATTAGTGACTTTAAACAAGCCAATGATGTTTTGGTAGTAACTGGTTCTGCTAAAAGACCAATTCAATCAGACTATATTATTTTACGTTTTTCTGTATCTAGCCAAGAGCCAACTGCACAAGCTGCCTACCAAAGCTTGAAAGTTCAAATGGAGAAGTTACAAGCCTATTTGCAAGAACAACAAGTACCAAATGATGTTCTTACTTTAAGTACTATTCAATCTGAATCTATCCCAGAAATTACAGCAAACGGGAGTGCAACGGGTGCGATTTTGGCTTATCGTCTAATTCAGCAATTGGAAATTCGTTCCAATGAAGTAGAAAGATATGCGAAACTCTCTCAGCAAGCAAATGAGTTAATCAACGAAGGAATTAACCTAGTTGTCGATCCTCCCCAATATTTATATACCAAACTCAGTCAACTGCGGGTAGAAATGGTTGCTGAGGCAACTAAAGATGCTAAAGCTAGGGCTGAGGCGATTAGTCAAAGTACTGGCAATCAAGTTGGTCCGATCCGAAGTGCTACAACAGGTGTATTTCAAATTACATCCCGTAACTCAACGGATGTAAGCGATTATGGGATTTATGATACTTCTTCCCTGGAAAAAGATATTACTGCTGTAGTATCGGTTCAGTTTGCGATCGCGAATTAA
- a CDS encoding diflavin flavoprotein, with translation MVQATIKPTPAKTRDVQVATIGNNTQVLRSRTWDRLKFEIEYSRQKGTTSNSYLIQADQIALIDPPGQSFTQIYLETLEKSFNWHKLDYIILQHVNPNRLATVQVLAGKAPQAKIICSKPAVNALKAALTFPEWQTRIQVVREGDTLDLGQGHQLQFISVPTPRWVDGFCTYDPQSKILYTDKFFGAHLCDEPIFDDNWKQLDQDRRFYFDCLHATQTKQLETALDKFTAFPNKIYAPAHGSLIKYSLSRFSYDYRQWCQQQKAQELKVVLLYASAYGNTATMANAIAQGLVQSGVAVESINCELASTEEITQAIQTCDGFIIGSPTLGGHAPTQIQTALGIILANAAKTKLAGVFGSYGWSGEAIDVLENKLRDAHYSLGFEPIRVRFSPTATTLEECQQAGREFTQKLKKTKKLRTPKQAVTETQIDRTEQAVGRIVGSLCVLTTFHDNQHSGVLTSWVSQATFNPPGLMIAVAKEQNADLIRNPGDKFVLNILNEGRNVRRNFSYQSSNSFNNLNTKTASNGCLIIEEALAYLECTVHSRMESGDRTLIYAVIDCGEVLENHGITAIQHRKSGSHY, from the coding sequence ATGGTACAAGCAACTATTAAACCAACACCAGCTAAAACAAGAGACGTTCAAGTAGCAACAATTGGCAATAATACTCAAGTATTGCGATCGCGTACTTGGGATAGATTAAAGTTTGAAATTGAATATTCTCGTCAAAAAGGTACAACTTCAAATTCCTATCTGATTCAAGCAGATCAAATCGCTTTGATCGATCCACCAGGACAATCTTTTACGCAAATTTATCTGGAAACTTTAGAAAAATCTTTTAACTGGCACAAATTAGATTACATCATCTTACAGCACGTTAATCCCAATCGCTTGGCAACGGTACAAGTATTAGCAGGAAAAGCACCCCAGGCGAAAATAATTTGTTCTAAACCAGCAGTTAATGCCCTCAAAGCAGCCTTAACTTTTCCCGAATGGCAAACTCGCATTCAAGTAGTTAGAGAAGGGGATACTTTAGATTTGGGACAAGGACATCAACTACAATTTATTAGTGTTCCAACTCCTCGTTGGGTAGATGGATTTTGTACTTACGATCCTCAAAGTAAAATCCTCTACACGGATAAATTCTTTGGCGCACATTTGTGCGATGAACCTATTTTTGATGATAATTGGAAACAATTAGACCAAGACCGTCGTTTCTATTTTGATTGTCTTCACGCCACCCAAACCAAACAGTTAGAAACTGCTTTAGACAAATTTACGGCTTTTCCGAATAAAATCTATGCTCCTGCTCATGGTTCGTTAATTAAATATAGCCTCAGTCGCTTTAGCTATGATTATCGTCAGTGGTGTCAACAGCAAAAAGCTCAAGAATTAAAAGTAGTTCTTTTGTATGCCTCTGCTTATGGTAATACCGCAACTATGGCTAATGCGATCGCTCAAGGATTGGTACAATCGGGAGTAGCGGTAGAATCAATTAACTGTGAACTTGCTTCAACTGAAGAAATTACCCAAGCAATTCAAACTTGTGATGGTTTTATCATCGGTTCGCCTACTTTAGGTGGTCATGCACCTACTCAAATTCAAACTGCTTTAGGAATTATCCTCGCTAACGCAGCCAAAACTAAATTAGCAGGGGTTTTTGGGTCTTATGGTTGGAGTGGTGAAGCGATCGATGTGTTAGAAAATAAACTAAGAGATGCTCATTACAGCTTGGGATTTGAACCAATTCGTGTCCGTTTTAGTCCTACTGCTACTACTTTAGAAGAATGCCAACAAGCAGGAAGAGAATTTACTCAAAAACTGAAAAAAACCAAAAAATTACGTACTCCCAAACAAGCTGTTACAGAAACTCAAATTGATCGCACCGAACAAGCAGTCGGTAGAATTGTCGGTTCTCTCTGTGTCTTAACTACTTTTCATGATAACCAACATAGCGGTGTTCTCACTTCTTGGGTATCTCAAGCAACTTTTAATCCTCCTGGTTTGATGATTGCCGTTGCCAAAGAACAAAATGCTGATTTAATTAGAAATCCAGGCGATAAATTTGTCCTGAATATCCTCAATGAAGGTAGAAATGTCAGAAGAAACTTTTCCTATCAAAGTAGTAACTCTTTTAACAATTTAAATACCAAAACTGCTAGCAATGGTTGTTTAATTATTGAAGAAGCTTTAGCTTATCTAGAATGTACCGTTCATAGTCGGATGGAATCAGGAGATAGAACTTTGATTTATGCGGTAATTGATTGTGGTGAAGTTCTAGAAAATCATGGAATTACTGCAATTCAACATCGTAAATCTGGCAGTCATTATTAA